From a region of the Sphaerodactylus townsendi isolate TG3544 linkage group LG16, MPM_Stown_v2.3, whole genome shotgun sequence genome:
- the HES3 gene encoding transcription factor HES-3: MGTDCRLQEKRGPSGPFRKVSKPLMEKKRRARINVSLDQLKALLEKHYSHQIRKRKLEKADILELSVKYMRSLQHSVQGLPSTKSADYQAGFRSCLQGVRQFLVRSEAAGTASSFLLLHDFARGAFSTTDSGSATAALPEALLAPQWPNPAKQVRPAKPPRVRGSDASVPSEFSQPRSQPRSPAATGQRGPSQQVPLWRPW, encoded by the exons ATGGGCACGGACTGCAGGCTGCAGGAGAAGCGGGGGCCGTCTGGACCCTTCCGCAAG GTCTCCAAGCCGCTTATGGAGAAGAAGAGGCGAGCGCGCATCAATGTGTCTCTGGATCAGCTCAAAGCGCTGTTAGAAAAGCACTATTCCCACCAG ATCAGGAAGCGCAAACTGGAGAAGGCGGATATCCTGGAGCTGAGCGTGAAGTACATGCGGAGCCTCCAGCACTCTGTCCAAG GGCTGCCGTCGACCAAGAGCGCGGACTACCAGGCCGGCTTCCGGAGCTGCCTGCAGGGCGTGCGCCAGTTCCTGGTGCGCTCCGAAGCTGCCGGCACCGCCTCctccttcctgctcctccacGACTTCGCCCGGGGCGCtttcagcaccacggacagcgGCTCGGCGACTGCTGCGCTCCCGGAGGCGCTCCTGGCCCCCCAGTGGCCCAATCCTGCCAAGCAGGTCCGGCCAGCCAAGCCGCCCAGAGTCCGAGGAAGCGACGCGTCCGTCCCGTCAGAATTcagccagcccaggagccagcccaGGAGCCCTGCTGCCACCGGCCAGCGGGGCCCAAGCCAGCAGGTCCCTCTGTGGCGACCTTGGTAA
- the ICMT gene encoding protein-S-isoprenylcysteine O-methyltransferase, producing the protein MAGGGGSEARTSLTAFVLGGSVAAVPLLLSAPPPALVSGPGIQGRVALALHVAGINAALLLGWGRAPGGMYQIAIRACFLGFACGCGLLLSFGQSSWRHFGWYMCSLSVFHYSEYLVTAINNPRSLSLDSFLLNHSFEYNVAALSSWVEFTVEKFIFPEMKQITWLSSAGLLMVVFGDCLRKSAMLTAGSNFNHIVQNEKSESHTLVTRGVYGWFRHPSYVGWFYWSIGTQILLCNPICMVGYTLASWRFFRERIEEEEMTLIHFFGEEYLAYKKRVPTGLPFIRGVKVEL; encoded by the exons ATGGCCGGCGGTGGCGGCTCCGAGGCGCGCACCAGCCTTACGGCCTTCGTGTTAGGCGGCTCCGTGGCTGCCGTCCCGCTGCTGCTCTCGGCCCCTCCGCCGGCGCTGGTGTCCGGGCCGGGCATTCAGGGCCGGGTGGCTCTGGCGCTTCATGTGGCGGGAATCAACGCCGCCCTCTTGTTGGGCTGGGGACGAGCGCCAGGCGGGATGTACCAG ATTGCCATCCGTGCCTGCTTCTTGGGCTTCGCCTGTGGGTGTGGCTTGTTGCTCAGCTTCGGACAGTCTTCATGGAGGCATTTTGGCTG gTACATGTGCTCTCTGTCTGTCTTTCATTATTCTGAATACTTAGTGACAGCCATAAACAACCCCAGAAGTTTGTCGTTGGACTCTTTCTTGCTCAACCACAGTTTTGAATATAATGTGGCTGCGCTCTCCTCGTGGGTTGAGTTCACTGTGGAGAAATTCATTTTTCCAG AAATGAAACAGATCACTTGGCTGAGCTCAGCAGGGCTTCTCATGGTGGTGTTTGGGGACTGCCTGAGGAAGTCTGCGATGCTTACAGCCGGCTCCAATTTCAACCACATCGTGCAGAATGAAAAATCAGAGAGTCACACTCTGGTGACCAGAGGAGTGTACGGGTGGTTCCGTCACCCTTCTTACGTCGGATGGTTTTACTGGAGTATCGGGACTCAG ATCTTGCTGTGTAACCCCATCTGCATGGTGGGCTACACTCTGGCATCCTGGCGCTTCTTCCGAGAACGGATAGAAGAGGAGGAGATGACGCTGATCCATTTCTTCGGGGAAGAGTATCTGGCCTATAAAAAACGGGTACCGACGGGTCTGCCCTTCATCAGGGGAGTGAAAGTGGAACTATGA